A genomic stretch from uncultured Pseudodesulfovibrio sp. includes:
- the coaBC gene encoding bifunctional phosphopantothenoylcysteine decarboxylase/phosphopantothenate--cysteine ligase CoaBC — protein MQPHYAFAGFMGKRVHLGVTGSIAAYKVLDLVRSFQEADCMVSATLTESCTRFIQPLSFEALGASPVYTAMFEETPGSETAFDHLEPGQVADAMVIAPASANTMAKLAFGLADDMLSCQALAFPGPKLIAPAMNPRMWSAPATQRNWFMLEDLGYIRIQPESGNVACGDTGTGRLAPVDEIFVATLKVLSPQDLAGKKVLVSLGPTREPWDAVRFWSNPSSGTMGACMAMAAYLRGAEVTVVAGPTALSFPCGISVVPVVTAQQMYAACTDLWPDMDIGCLTAAVADYRPVVFGDEKFKKTTSAGSGITVEFETNQDILKTLGSTKKTPQKLIGFAAETSNIREEAARKLETKNLDLIAANDISKSGSGFGVSTNQMFVLDAQGRKEVWPQLPKTEVAWRLWDHLLLD, from the coding sequence ATGCAGCCGCATTACGCTTTTGCCGGATTCATGGGCAAGCGTGTCCATCTCGGCGTCACCGGGTCTATTGCCGCCTACAAGGTGCTTGATCTGGTGCGTTCGTTTCAGGAAGCCGATTGTATGGTATCGGCTACACTGACGGAGTCTTGCACCCGATTCATTCAGCCTTTGAGTTTCGAAGCGTTGGGTGCTTCGCCGGTCTATACGGCTATGTTTGAAGAGACTCCAGGCTCCGAAACCGCTTTCGATCATCTTGAACCCGGGCAGGTTGCCGATGCCATGGTTATTGCTCCGGCTTCGGCCAACACCATGGCCAAGCTCGCTTTCGGCCTGGCTGATGATATGCTTTCCTGTCAAGCCCTCGCTTTTCCCGGTCCCAAGCTCATCGCTCCTGCCATGAACCCGCGCATGTGGTCAGCTCCTGCTACTCAGCGGAATTGGTTCATGCTTGAAGATTTGGGATACATACGTATTCAGCCTGAATCCGGGAATGTTGCCTGTGGTGATACAGGAACAGGTCGCCTGGCTCCTGTGGATGAAATTTTTGTTGCGACACTCAAGGTGCTCAGCCCACAGGATCTGGCCGGGAAAAAGGTGCTCGTTTCCCTTGGACCAACTCGTGAGCCATGGGATGCTGTTCGTTTCTGGTCCAATCCGTCGAGCGGAACCATGGGCGCCTGCATGGCCATGGCCGCATATTTGCGCGGTGCGGAAGTGACTGTTGTGGCCGGCCCGACCGCCCTCTCCTTCCCCTGTGGTATTTCCGTAGTACCAGTTGTTACGGCACAGCAAATGTATGCTGCTTGTACAGACTTGTGGCCCGATATGGACATTGGCTGTCTGACTGCCGCAGTCGCCGACTATCGACCTGTTGTTTTTGGTGACGAAAAATTCAAGAAGACGACTTCTGCCGGTTCCGGCATCACAGTAGAATTCGAGACAAACCAGGATATTCTGAAGACCCTGGGTTCGACCAAGAAGACTCCCCAGAAACTGATCGGCTTTGCTGCTGAAACCAGCAACATCAGGGAAGAGGCTGCGCGTAAACTCGAGACTAAGAATCTTGATCTTATAGCAGCCAACGATATTTCAAAATCCGGGAGCGGCTTCGGCGTGTCCACAAACCAGATGTTTGTACTTGATGCACAGGGGCGCAAGGAAGTGTGGCCGCAGTTGCCAAAAACCGAAGTGGCGTGGAGATTATGGGATCACCTTCTGCTCGACTGA